From a region of the Salvelinus alpinus chromosome 2, SLU_Salpinus.1, whole genome shotgun sequence genome:
- the LOC139548309 gene encoding zinc finger protein 271-like isoform X1 — protein MMLKRQRRVSPHQNTSRNTSGDPQGRNLTAALTVGRDSPHQAFKIHQRIHTVEKSYSCGQCGKSFSTSGSLTLHQRTHTGEKPYSCGQCGKSFGQSCHLVSHQRTHTGEKPYSCGQCGKRCSTSSNLTVHQRIHTGEKPYSCGQCGKSFGQSCHLVLHQRIHTGEKSYSCGQCGKRCSTSSNLTVHQRIHTGEKPYSCGQCGKSFGQSCHLVLHQRIHTGEKPYSCGQCGKSFGQSCHLVLHQRTHTGEKPYSCGQCGKSFGRSCHLVLHQRIHTGEKSYSCDRCGKSFTTSVSLALHQRTHTGEKPYSCDQCEKSFTTSSHLTVHQRTHTGEKPYSCNHCEKSFPTSSQLTSHQRTHTGEKPYSCDQCEKSFTTSSRLTVHQRTHTGEKPYSCGQCVKSFGQSCHLVSHQRTHTGEKPYSCGQCGKSFGHSANLVSHQRTHTGEKPYSCGQCGKSFGHSANLVSHQRTHTGVKPYSCGQCGKRYSTSGNLTVHQRTHTGEKPYSCGQCGNSFGQSCHLVSHQRIHTGEKSLNCDQR, from the coding sequence atgatgctgaagaggcagagaagagtctctccacatcagaacacctcaagaaacaccagtggagacccacagggaagaaatctcaccgctgctctgactgtgggaagagattcacctcatcaggcatttaaaattcaccagagaatacacacagtagagaaatcttatagttgtggtcaatgtggaaagagtttttcaacatctggctctctgactctgcaccagagaacacacacaggagagaaaccttatagctgtggtcaatgtgggaagagttttggtcaatcttgccatctggtatcacaccagagaacacacacaggagagaaaccttacagctgtggtcaatgtgggaagagatgttctacatctagcaatctgactgtacaccagagaatacacacaggagagaaaccttatagctgtggtcaatgtgggaagagttttggtcaatcttgccatctggtattacaccagagaatacacacaggagagaaatcttatagttgtggtcaatgtgggaagagatgttctacatctagcaatctgactgtacaccagagaatacacacaggagagaaaccttatagctgtggtcaatgtgggaagagttttggtcaatcttgccatctggtattacaccagagaatacacacaggagagaaaccttatagctgtggtcaatgtgggaagagttttggtcaatcttgccatctggtattacaccagagaacacacacaggagagaaaccctatagctgtggtcaatgtgggaagagttttggtcgatcttGCCATCTGGtattacaccagagaatacacacaggagagaaatcttatagctgtgatcgatgtgggaagagttttactacatctgtctctctggctctgcaccagagaacacacacaggagagaaaccttatagctgtgatcaatgtgagaagagttttactacatcaagccatctgactgtacaccagagaacacacacaggagagaaaccttatagttgtAATCATTGTGAAAAGAGTTTTCCTACATCTAGccagctgacttcacaccagagaacacacacaggagagaaaccttatagctgtgatcaatgtgagaagagttttactacatcaagccgtctgactgtacaccagagaacacacacaggagagaaaccttatagctgtggtcagtgtgtgaagagttttggtcaatcttgccatctggtatcacaccagagaacacacacaggagagaaaccttatagctgtggtcaatgtgggaagagttttggtcattcTGCCAatctggtatcacaccagagaacacacacaggagagaaaccttatagctgtggtcaatgtgggaagagttttggtcattcTGCCAatctggtatcacaccagagaacacacacaggagtgaaaccttacagctgtggtcaatgtgggaagagatattctacatctggcaatctgactgtacaccagagaacacacacaggagagaaaccttatagctgtggtcaatgtgggaatagttttggtcaatcttgccatctggtatcacaccagagaatacacacaggagagaaatctcttAACTGTGACCAGAGATAA